The Gossypium arboreum isolate Shixiya-1 chromosome 4, ASM2569848v2, whole genome shotgun sequence DNA segment acttaattatttttgatggtttttatatgttttattaagataggtaatatttatatttaactgttgaaattggatagctttaggacgcgttttcaaaaacagtaattgatttcaaaataacacaaaaacaagcaaagcttccgcaatgaagatattttccaaaattaatcacttttcctaaaaaagacttaatcaaatcggtttcctagaaatatacatgacgttaaggtatggcaatggcggtttgcatgtctaggattggatccgaagggagtttggtacttaagcagtccgatggactcacctcctcttttcaagtttcctacctggtacacagcttccattcactttaacctataatgaaatcatcttttaaaacactcagtaagttttctttctggatcgaaaatgttttgaatgctttgatgtggcatgtcggatccggccataacgtctgggccgggtttggggtgttacaaaacatgtTTTGCTGTAGTGTCCTTATGGACGGAAAATGTACCACACTATCCATTAGTACTCACCCCACAAAACATAACCTATAATCTTCCTCTACCACTTCTGTATACCTTTGAAATTGTAGTGATACCTTTTCTTCATCAACGATATTAAGATTCGCCAAATCCTCCTCCATTATCACAAAACTCTATTAACGCACCCCAGATTTCACCCTAAccgaaaaaaaaacaaaaatcctaggaaaaagaaaagaaacgtgTTATCTTAACATAGAGAGGAACAAACATGTTATACTAGAATGAATATTAAAATGATATTATTGAAATGAGTAaccataaatttttttaaatatcatGTACCATAATATGTACATGGAAAATACCTTGatgataaaaaaattagaatGAATCTTAAGTAAACATTATAAAATTCAAACTTAAATCAGATAAAATCTATATTAATTGAATACTAATCAAGattaattcaaattaaaaatatatttatcttaAATTCAAATCATTTCAATTAAGAGATAACTCAAGCTTTAAATTAATTTGGTTTAAGTCGGACCCAACTCATCCTCAGCTTTTGTTGGGAACGACTTGAAAGGCCGAAGGTTAGGTTGGCTAAAGCTTTGAAACTAATGCATTGCAATGGTCCAATGTTAGACCGTATGATTGAGCCCCTTTAATAAAAATGCTACAATTTAAGCACATTCCATAAATTCTATGAAtttctttctatttatttttttattatgtttacttttaaaaattaatttctggTTGGTAACTCAGAATTTATTGCAGTAAAACATTTTAGTTCTACTTGATACCACAATGTATCCATTTTTTTTACTACACTCACTCTATTCATGGAGTGTAAAATTTTCACTAATAACAtaacaaataaattttttaaatttattttattccatttgtattaatttttaatgaaaaacatattttgttttatatttctttaatgtaaaaaaaaacttgattttaattaaattaagaagGAACATAAATACAGTTGAGATTTACTTTTTGAATTCAATCAATTTAGTTTATATTGACGACAAAACACTTGATATCAAGTATTCAGAAACTAAAATAGTCAAGTTACATACAGGTGGAAAGCCATTAAGACTTTACCTAATGTAATAATTAGTGTAATAATATGATATTTTGTATAACCACACAAAACCTTAATCTTGTGTAATTGCATGTAAGTTGTAAGAAAACAAATGTTAGACTAAACATTTTAATAACATGTCAATGAAACAGGATAATTTTGCGCAACATTTTCTCAAAATTTGCAATTATGTTTATTAAATTTCTTGTTCCATATAAAACAAACATGCACGCTTAAGGGCATGCACCAATCAAAACCCTAAACTGTAAAgtaccttaaaaaaaaaaaaaaaaaggttgtccTAGAAATTCGTTTTCCCATCAAATACTTGATTAAACTGCCAATTAGCTGGCACAACGTTATCGAACTTGATCATTTTCCCGTCACTAGTAGTCACCTGAAACGATAAACTTTGCCCCACTAAATTCGCTCCCGTCTGCCAATTCACACCCCAATTGCGACTCATCTGCAACCACGACCCGGTACTCGACCCTTTGATTTTAACATCCTTAACATCACCAGCTCCTCCTACGTTGTACAACAACACCAATGTCCAGTAAGGGTTTCCCTTAATCTGGAACTGAACCCCACCTTTCTTGTAGCACAAGACACGACGGTACTTGACCGGGATGATCCCGGCTTTGTAATACGCTAGCTTAGTGAACATCGGCTTTGATAGATCAAAGTGTTTTAATGGTGGATTGCACCAGTTCCCCTCCGATTTCGAGTAATTGGGAGGACAAAAGTTGGTTGCGGTCACTATGATAGAGCCGGCTTTCGGATAACACCATTGAGGGTCATTGAAACACTTGATCTCGAAACAAGCCCCGCAGGTGAGACCATTGTTGAACAATGCTGTGCTTAGTGCTGTCGTCTGGAGTCCATACCCTTGCTTGAATAGATCACCATATCCGCAAGCTCCCTCTACAATAACCAAACACGGTCTCAAGATTTGAATCTCGACATACGCAATGCAAAGCATAAAATGTTGCAATAACTAAAACACAATATATGTACTTACGCATGGTGTCACCACCACTCATATCACCATAAAATGTTGCATGGGCATCATACCAGTTTGAGTCAATCATTTGATTACCCATAAGCATATGCCTATTGGCCGCCATGGACGAAGTCAAATGAACTGTAACCATAAGTaatgaaaagaaaagcttcaGGGTAGCCATTGCTGCAAAAAGATTATTATTGTTTTGATGAAAATCTGGGGCCAAGAACTGACATATAAATATAGGTCAAAAGGAATTATAGAAGGAAAGGAAATTTATAAATTATGAGACTTTAATTTCACCCGTTTAAGCCCAAACGATGGTTTTGGTTAATTACAGCAAAACTAATGCAAAGGAATTAAGAAATTAtggaaaataatttaatgttttttatgAATTTGGAAACAAACAGCCCAGTTTTTTTCTTCTACTATGTTTCCGTTACGTTATTCGCTAATTACCTGAGAAAGGGATTAACTCAATGTCACCCCCCAAATTAAatctattaattatttaattaaggaTTTCGTTACTAACTGATATGATTTTGTAACATTTTTTTAGAGTTTAATTCATTAGCcctttacttaatttttttttcttttttagccCTTAAATTTGTATTGTTTGTTAAACCGCTTAAAAATAGATGGAAAAGTTAAACGTTTGTTAGCTTTGCTGACATGGCATACAAATGGACTGCCACCTGTTGTCACAttagtaattaatattttttaaaaaatttataatttttttatgctttattattattttttattttaaaagcaatctttataatatttttgaatttttaaaattttaaaaaactaattaattgtttgcatggtATCTATATGACAATCCACGTGTATGTCACATCAATAAAGTcaataaatgttaatttttccatccattttggggtgatttgacaaacaacACAAATTTAAgagctaaaaaatataaaaaataaataaaaggctaaaataatttttttataaagttggagGCCAAAAAGTTATTATGCCAAAAAACCAAATTAGTTATGAGCTACAAGTACAAATACAAATACAAATTCAATAAAGTATAATGtaaaatcaaattaataaaaatacaataaaatataaattagacAAAACCTACATATGACATACATATATGGTAGGATGAAGACCACATATCACAATTACGCATAATATGGTACTAAAACTTGGATACTAAAAATTCAAAACCTCCACCTTAATCAACAAGCCTTGCGTCAATTGCATGACACTGGTTAAGATTAATTAAATTACTATTTATaacaatattttatataaaatataaatagctAATAAAACATAAACATCTAATAAAGTCTGGTTAATTACTATAGGTGTGTTaccttttaaaattcattttatcaaatttatttatataaaaattttattaaatttacttagtcatttttattatttttatataattttatatataattgtgTTTCTATGCAACCATAAAGTGTGGTGTGGTGGTTGTTCATCTTATTTCTAAATAAAGTGGTCTGGGTTTAATCCTTTCTTATAAGAATAAAACACATTTTATAATTAGTCGTTTAGAAAAGCTTCAGAAATTTCAAAATCAAAAGTTTTGCattcatttttctttaaatttttattttaaattatgtcacatgAGATTTAACATCTCAAATTAACAATTTTTGTAACGAAAGGACTTTGTTGATATAACATTGATAATTTAAAGATgtaattagaatgttttaaagtttaagaACTAATTTAAAATAAGAATCATAATTTAGGAGTGTTTGATGCA contains these protein-coding regions:
- the LOC108460016 gene encoding expansin-A23-like; the protein is MATLKLFFSLLMVTVHLTSSMAANRHMLMGNQMIDSNWYDAHATFYGDMSGGDTMQGACGYGDLFKQGYGLQTTALSTALFNNGLTCGACFEIKCFNDPQWCYPKAGSIIVTATNFCPPNYSKSEGNWCNPPLKHFDLSKPMFTKLAYYKAGIIPVKYRRVLCYKKGGVQFQIKGNPYWTLVLLYNVGGAGDVKDVKIKGSSTGSWLQMSRNWGVNWQTGANLVGQSLSFQVTTSDGKMIKFDNVVPANWQFNQVFDGKTNF